GAGACGCTGGAGCGGAATGCCGGCGGCCACGCTGATCACCAGCGTGTGGTCATCGATCGCGCCGGCCAGAGAAGCCAGCACCTGATCAATAACCTGCGGCTTGACCGCCACGACCAGCACGTCGGCCGTTCGCGCCGCCTCGGCGTTGTCGTCGTGCACCGTCACACCCAGGTCGTCGACCAGCGACTTGCGCTGCGCCTCGCTGGGATCGGCCACATGAATGGATTCGGCCTGCGTGCCGCCGGCGATCAATCCGCCTATGAGCGCACGGCCCATATTGCCGCCGCCGATGAAGGTGGTAATGATGTTGTCCATGCCCGATATTGTAGACGCTCGCACGGGGATACCGCAGGCCGGGGTCGCATCCCCGACCGACGAGGTTTCCTCGGCTACCATGCAGTCCCCCACCTCAGTCCCTCGACCCGAACAACGCCGTCCCCACTCGCACCATCGTTGCCCCTGCCGCGATGGCGGCCTCCAGGTCGCTGCTCATGCCTGCCGACAGGGTATCGATGTCCGGCTGCTCTCGCTTGAGACCTTCATACAGGGCACGCAGTCGCGCAAAGGCTTCGTGCTGGCTCGCCGGATCATTGCGCGGCGCCGGAATGGCCATCAGCCCGCGCAGCCTGAGCCGCGGGCCGGTCGTGATCTCGGCGGCCAGCGCGGGAATGTGCTCGGGCGCGCAGCCGGCCTTCTGCGGCTCGTCGTCGAGGTTGACCTGAATGAGCACCTGCAGCGGGTGACAGTGTTCGGGCCGTTGAGCGTTCAGTCGTCGGACGATCTTGGCCCGGTCGACCGACTGCACCCAGTCGAAGTGCTCGGCAATCAGGCGAGTCTTGTTGGACTGGACCGGGCCGATGAAATGCCACTCAAGGCGGGGATCACCGAGACGAGTGATCTTGGTCACGCC
This DNA window, taken from Pseudomonadota bacterium, encodes the following:
- a CDS encoding YggS family pyridoxal phosphate-dependent enzyme, yielding MNQIVSEQLAALRRRINRACLDSGRSPESVQLLAVSKKQPTDAIQAAAAQGQCRFGENYADEGVTKITRLGDPRLEWHFIGPVQSNKTRLIAEHFDWVQSVDRAKIVRRLNAQRPEHCHPLQVLIQVNLDDEPQKAGCAPEHIPALAAEITTGPRLRLRGLMAIPAPRNDPASQHEAFARLRALYEGLKREQPDIDTLSAGMSSDLEAAIAAGATMVRVGTALFGSRD